One window from the genome of Cryptomeria japonica chromosome 6, Sugi_1.0, whole genome shotgun sequence encodes:
- the LOC131033286 gene encoding GDP-fucose transporter 1, which produces MVSKLESSKQYYATSTLIIGYALCSSLLAVINKYAITKFNYPGLLTALQYLTSVIGVWVFGKLGLLVHDPFVWDTAKKFLPAAFVFFLAIFTNTSLLKHANVDTFIMFRSLTPLLVAIADTAFRKQPWPSKYTFISLLIILGGAAGYVATDSAFTLTAYSWAFAYLITITTEMVYIKHMVTNLGLNTWGFVIYNNLLSLMMAPVFWFLTGEYAEVISAAIDAGTSGMLKLDTIFAVGLSCVFGLAISFFGFAARKAVSATAFTVTGVVNKFLTVVINVLIWDKHASAVGLVFLLMTIVGGVVYQQSVTKAPVPQTESGSSNKLEVQKGHEEESDLDDEEKALLRRS; this is translated from the coding sequence ATGGTAAGCAAATTAGAGTCTTCAAAACAGTACTATGCAACGAGTACTCTCATCATAGGATATGCCTTGTGCTCTAGCCTTCTTGCGGTTATAAATAAGTATGCAATTACCAAGTTCAACTATCCAGGCCTTCTGACTGCCCTGCAGTATTTGACCAGTGTAATAGGTGTTTGGGTTTTTGGTAAATTGGGTTTGTTGGTTCATGATCCATTTGTGTGGGACACTGCTAAGAAATTCCTGCCTGCTGCTTTTGTTTTTTTCTTGGCAATTTTCACGAATACTAGCCTTCTCAAGCATGCCAATGTGGATACGTTTATCATGTTCAGATCTTTAACCCCACTTCTAGTAGCAATTGCTGATACTGCATTTAGAAAGCAGCCCTGGCCTAGTAAGTATACCTTCATAAGCTTGTTGATCATATTGGGTGGTGCAGCTGGGTATGTCGCAACTGATTCTGCATTTACGTTGACTGCCTATTCATGGGCTTTCGCTTATTTGATCACTATTACGACAGAGATGGTTTACATTAAGCACATGGTTACCAATCTAGGGTTGAATACATGGGGGTTTGTGATTTATAACAATTTGCTGTCTTTGATGATGGCACCCGTGTTCTGGTTCTTGACTGGGGAGTATGCAGAGGTTATTTCTGCTGCAATTGATGCTGGTACCAGTGGCATGTTGAAATTAGATACAATATTTGCAGTTGGATTATCCTGTGTTTTTGGGTTGGCTATTAGTTTTTTTGGATTTGCGGCTAGAAAGGCTGTTTCTGCAACTGCATTTACTGTGACAGGGGTAGTGAACAAATTTCTAACTGTGGTTATCAATGTGCTGATCTGGGACAAGCATGCCAGTGCTGTTGGCCTTGTCTTCCTTCTCATGACTATTGTGGGTGGCGTTGTTTACCAACAATCTGTGACAAAGGCCCCTGTTCCTCAAACAGAGAGTGGGAGCAGTAACAAACTGGAGGTCCAAAAGGGTCATGAAGAAGAATCTGATTTGGATGATGAGGAAAAAGCTCTCCTTAGAAGGTCATGA